GCAGTGCGGGCAGGCCGGCCGGGTAGTCGCCGTGGGTGTGCGCGTAAGGCGGCAGCTCCTCCAGCGCGCCCTGGATGCCCCGGGTCAGCCAGGGCTCGGGCGCCGGGAGCGCGGCGCAGCCGAGGTCGATCATGGAGCCGAGGGATTCCGGGGGCAGCGGTTCGAGGCCGCGTGCGGGCAGCGGATTGCCCGCGGGCACGGCCGTCCAGCTGCCCGCCCCTCGGCGGGACTCCAGGAAGCCCTCGTTGCGCAGGGCCTCGTACGCGGCGGCCACCGTCGTCCGGCTGACGGCCAGGGCCATCGCCAGTTCGCGCTCGGCGGGCAGCCGGGCGGCGACGGGGACCCGGCCCTCCAGGACGAGCAGCCGGATGCCGTCCGCGAGGGCACGGTAGGCGGGCGGCCTGCGGGTGCCGGGGCCCGCCGGACGCGGCTGCTGCGCCTGCAGTTGCCTGGCCAGCGCGGGCGCCCCCACCGCCGAAGTCCACTGAGCCATGAAAGTCAGTCCACCTTCCCTTGATTGGCCATGGTTGGCACGCATGCCCCTGCCACAGGGTGTCATGCATCAGTCCACTTCCACCAGCGGGGGCAGAATCTTGTCCATCACGTCCGGTCTGCGGGGCAGGCGCCTGCCCCGCAGACTGCTGCAGCTCTACATCGGTCTGGCGCTCTACGGGGCGAGCTCCGCCCTGCTGGTCCGCGGGGGCCTCGGCCTGGAGCCCTGGGGTGTGCTGCACCAGGGCCTGGCCGAGCGGACGGGCCTCACCATCGGCGTCGTCTCGATCATCGTCGGCGCCGCGGTGCTGCTGCTGTGGGTGCCGCTGCGCCAGCGGCCCGGACTGGGCACGGTCTCCAATGTCTTCGTGATCGGCATCGCGATGGACGGCACCCTCGCCGCGGTGCCCGGCGTCCACGGGCCGGCCGCGCAGATCCCGCTGACGGTGGCGGGAATCGTGCTCAACGGAATGGCCACCGGCCTCTACATCTCGGCCCGCTTCGGACCCGGTCCGCGCGACGGGCTGATGACCGGGCTGCACCGGCTGACCGGCCGGTCCGTCCGGCTGGTCCGCACGGCGATCGAGGTGGCGGTCGTGGCGACCGGGTTCGCCCTCGGCGGCA
The Streptomyces tirandamycinicus DNA segment above includes these coding regions:
- a CDS encoding YczE/YyaS/YitT family protein; its protein translation is MHQSTSTSGGRILSITSGLRGRRLPRRLLQLYIGLALYGASSALLVRGGLGLEPWGVLHQGLAERTGLTIGVVSIIVGAAVLLLWVPLRQRPGLGTVSNVFVIGIAMDGTLAAVPGVHGPAAQIPLTVAGIVLNGMATGLYISARFGPGPRDGLMTGLHRLTGRSVRLVRTAIEVAVVATGFALGGTVGAGTVVYALSIGPLAQLFLRVFAIPPAGSGSTVVAGSSPERVILRS